A single region of the Winslowiella toletana genome encodes:
- the pgi gene encoding glucose-6-phosphate isomerase — translation MKNINPTQTAAWQALQQHFEQMKDVQIADLFAKDGDRFAKFSATFDDQMLVDFSKNRITSETLDKLQALAKETDLQGAIKSMFAGEKINRTEERAVLHVALRNRSNTPILVDGKDVMPEVNAVLAKMKGFSERIISGEWKGYTGKPITDVVNIGIGGSDLGPFMVTEALRPYKNHLNMHFVSNVDGTHIAETLKNVNPETTLFLVASKTFTTQETMTNAHSARDWFLQTAGDEQHVAKHFAALSTNAKAVGEFGIDTNNMFEFWDWVGGRYSLWSAIGLSIILSVGYDNFEQLLSGAHAMDKHFAETPAEKNLPVLLALIGIWYNNFFGAETEAILPYDQYMHRFAAYFQQGNMESNGKYVDRNGTPVNYQTGPIIWGEPGTNGQHAFYQLIHQGTKLIPCDFIAPAISHNPLSDHHAKLLSNFFAQTEALAFGKSREVVEKEFADAGKDAQSVEHVAPFKVFEGNRPTNSILLRDITPFSLGALIALYEHKIFTQGAILNIFTFDQWGVELGKQLANRILPELGGEEAINSHDSSTNGLINRYKSWRK, via the coding sequence ATGAAAAATATCAATCCGACACAAACCGCTGCCTGGCAAGCGCTGCAGCAGCATTTTGAACAGATGAAAGATGTCCAGATCGCCGATCTTTTTGCCAAAGATGGCGATCGTTTTGCGAAATTCTCTGCCACCTTTGACGATCAGATGCTGGTGGATTTCTCAAAAAACCGTATTACCAGTGAAACCCTCGATAAGCTTCAGGCGCTGGCAAAAGAGACCGATCTGCAAGGCGCGATCAAATCGATGTTTGCCGGTGAGAAAATTAACCGCACCGAAGAGCGTGCGGTTTTGCACGTGGCGCTGCGTAACCGCAGCAACACGCCAATTCTGGTAGACGGTAAAGACGTTATGCCAGAAGTGAATGCGGTGCTGGCGAAGATGAAAGGCTTCTCAGAGCGCATTATCAGCGGCGAATGGAAAGGCTATACCGGCAAGCCAATTACCGATGTGGTTAACATTGGTATCGGTGGTTCTGACCTGGGACCTTTTATGGTGACTGAGGCGCTGCGCCCGTATAAAAATCACCTGAATATGCATTTTGTTTCTAACGTTGACGGCACTCATATTGCTGAAACGCTGAAGAACGTTAATCCAGAAACCACGCTGTTCCTGGTGGCTTCGAAAACCTTCACCACTCAGGAAACCATGACTAACGCCCACAGCGCGCGCGACTGGTTCCTGCAAACTGCCGGTGATGAACAACACGTGGCAAAACACTTTGCTGCGCTCTCCACCAACGCCAAAGCGGTGGGCGAGTTCGGCATCGACACCAACAATATGTTCGAATTCTGGGATTGGGTCGGTGGCCGCTATTCGCTGTGGTCGGCGATTGGCCTGTCGATCATCCTGTCAGTCGGCTATGACAACTTTGAGCAGTTGCTGAGCGGCGCGCACGCGATGGATAAACACTTCGCTGAAACGCCAGCGGAGAAAAACCTGCCGGTGCTGCTGGCGTTGATTGGCATCTGGTACAACAATTTCTTTGGTGCTGAGACCGAAGCGATTCTGCCTTACGATCAGTACATGCATCGCTTTGCTGCCTATTTCCAGCAGGGCAATATGGAGTCCAACGGTAAGTATGTTGACCGCAATGGCACGCCAGTCAATTATCAGACTGGCCCAATCATCTGGGGTGAGCCAGGTACCAACGGTCAGCATGCGTTCTACCAGCTGATTCACCAGGGCACCAAGCTGATCCCTTGTGATTTTATCGCGCCGGCAATCAGTCATAATCCGCTCAGCGATCATCACGCAAAACTGCTGTCGAACTTCTTTGCCCAGACCGAAGCGCTGGCGTTTGGTAAGTCGCGTGAAGTGGTGGAAAAAGAGTTTGCTGATGCCGGTAAAGATGCGCAGTCTGTAGAGCATGTGGCACCTTTCAAAGTGTTTGAAGGTAACCGCCCGACCAACTCAATTTTGCTGCGTGATATCACCCCATTCAGCCTCGGTGCGCTGATTGCGTTGTATGAGCATAAAATCTTCACTCAGGGTGCCATCCTCAATATCTTTACTTTCGATCAGTGGGGCGTGGAGCTGGGTAAACAGCTGGCTAACCGTATTCTGCCTGAGCTGGGTGGAGAAGAAGCGATTAACAGCCATGACAGCTCAACCAATGGTCTGATTAATCGCTATAAATCCTGGCGTAAATAA
- the lysC gene encoding lysine-sensitive aspartokinase 3, producing the protein MFQPTLIVAKFGGTSVADFAAMNRSADVVLSDANVRLVVLSASAGITNLLVSLAEGQEAEQRVCQLDEIRRIQYAIIDCLKQPEVIREEIDRMIENIAMLSEAAALATSTALTDELVSHGELMSTLLFVEILRERSVAAEWFDVRKVMRTNDRFGRAEPDMAELAELAVSQLQPRVEEALIVTQGFIGSESKGRTTTLGRGGSDYTAALLGEALRAKRIDIWTDVPGIYTTDPRVVPTAKRIDEITFEEAAEMATFGAKVLHPATLLPAVRSDIPVFVGSSKDPAAGGTMVCNQSENPPLFRALALRRKQTLLTLHSLNMLHARGFLAEVFNILARHNMSVDLITTSEVSVALTLDTTGSTSSGDSLLSQALLTELSSLCRVEVEENLALVAIIGNKLSQACGVGKEVFGVLEPFNLRLICYGASSYNLCFLVPGNDAEQVVRTLHHNLFE; encoded by the coding sequence ATGTTCCAACCTACTCTTATTGTTGCGAAATTTGGCGGTACCAGCGTTGCCGATTTTGCGGCTATGAACCGCAGCGCCGACGTGGTGCTGTCTGATGCCAATGTGCGTTTAGTGGTACTTTCTGCCTCTGCCGGCATCACCAATCTGCTGGTTTCCCTGGCTGAAGGCCAGGAAGCAGAACAGCGCGTCTGCCAGCTGGACGAAATCCGCCGCATTCAGTATGCAATCATTGATTGCCTGAAGCAGCCGGAAGTGATTCGCGAAGAGATCGACCGCATGATCGAAAATATCGCCATGCTGTCTGAAGCCGCTGCGCTGGCTACCTCAACCGCCCTGACCGATGAACTGGTCAGCCACGGCGAGTTAATGTCTACCCTGCTGTTTGTTGAAATTCTGCGTGAACGCAGTGTTGCCGCAGAATGGTTTGACGTGCGTAAAGTGATGCGTACCAACGACCGTTTTGGTCGCGCCGAGCCGGATATGGCCGAGCTGGCAGAACTGGCCGTCAGCCAGTTGCAGCCGCGCGTCGAAGAAGCGCTGATCGTTACCCAGGGCTTTATCGGCAGTGAAAGTAAAGGCCGCACCACTACGCTGGGTCGTGGCGGCAGCGACTATACTGCGGCATTGCTGGGCGAAGCGCTGCGGGCGAAACGTATTGATATCTGGACGGATGTGCCAGGGATTTACACCACCGATCCACGCGTGGTGCCTACGGCAAAACGTATCGATGAAATCACCTTCGAAGAGGCCGCTGAAATGGCGACCTTTGGCGCGAAAGTGCTGCATCCGGCCACTCTGCTGCCAGCAGTTCGTAGCGATATTCCGGTGTTTGTCGGCTCCAGCAAAGATCCGGCTGCCGGTGGCACCATGGTGTGCAACCAGAGTGAAAATCCGCCGCTGTTCCGCGCGCTGGCACTGCGTCGTAAGCAAACGCTGCTGACGCTGCACAGCCTGAATATGCTGCATGCACGCGGCTTCCTTGCCGAAGTGTTTAATATTCTTGCCCGCCATAATATGTCGGTGGATCTGATTACCACCTCAGAAGTGAGCGTGGCGCTGACGCTGGATACCACCGGTTCAACCTCCAGCGGCGACAGCCTGTTATCTCAGGCACTGCTGACCGAACTCTCTTCGCTGTGCCGGGTAGAAGTCGAAGAGAATCTGGCGCTGGTAGCGATTATCGGCAACAAATTGTCGCAGGCGTGTGGCGTAGGAAAAGAGGTATTCGGCGTGCTCGAACCTTTCAACCTGCGTCTGATCTGCTACGGTGCCAGCAGCTATAATCTCTGCTTCCTGGTTCCGGGTAACGATGCAGAACAGGTGGTTCGCACCCTGCATCACAATTTATTCGAATAA
- the panS gene encoding ketopantoate/pantoate/pantothenate transporter PanS codes for MLAKITRLFPLWAVLLSVAAYYTPTTFLGIGPWVSWLLMLIMFGMGVTLNIGDFKRVLTRPAPVIAGTFLHYLVMPLAAWGLAKLFHMPPDLSAGMILVGSVASGTASNVMIYLAKGDVALSVTISSVSALVGVFATPLLTRFYVDTHIEVDVVGMLLSIVKIVVIPISLGLIIHHSMNSVVKRVEPYLPAFSMVCILLIISAVVAGSQGFIGSVGLMVIAAVILHNAIGLLGGYWGGKLFGFDESTCRTLALEVGMQNSGLAATLGKLYFSPLAALPGALFSVWHNLSGSLLAGYWSGKQIKKK; via the coding sequence ATGCTCGCCAAAATTACCCGACTGTTCCCGCTGTGGGCAGTCCTGCTCTCTGTCGCTGCTTATTACACCCCTACCACTTTTCTCGGCATTGGCCCGTGGGTCAGCTGGTTATTAATGCTGATTATGTTTGGTATGGGCGTAACGCTGAATATCGGCGACTTCAAGCGGGTACTGACTCGCCCGGCACCGGTGATTGCCGGCACCTTTTTACACTATCTGGTGATGCCGCTGGCGGCATGGGGGCTGGCAAAACTGTTCCATATGCCACCGGATCTTTCTGCCGGAATGATACTCGTCGGCAGCGTTGCCAGCGGCACCGCATCGAATGTGATGATCTATCTGGCGAAAGGCGATGTGGCGCTGTCGGTGACCATCTCATCAGTTTCGGCACTGGTTGGCGTGTTTGCCACCCCGCTGCTAACGCGCTTTTATGTTGATACCCATATTGAAGTCGATGTGGTCGGCATGTTGCTCAGCATCGTGAAAATCGTCGTGATCCCCATCAGCCTTGGTCTGATTATTCATCACTCAATGAATAGCGTGGTGAAACGCGTTGAGCCGTATCTTCCGGCGTTTTCGATGGTGTGTATTTTGCTGATTATCAGTGCGGTAGTTGCCGGTAGCCAGGGCTTTATTGGTTCAGTCGGTTTGATGGTCATCGCGGCAGTGATTCTGCATAACGCCATTGGGCTGCTGGGCGGTTACTGGGGCGGCAAGCTGTTTGGTTTCGATGAGTCCACCTGTCGAACACTGGCGCTGGAAGTGGGCATGCAGAATTCCGGGCTGGCAGCAACGCTGGGTAAGCTGTACTTCTCACCGCTGGCCGCGCTGCCTGGCGCGCTGTTCTCGGTCTGGCACAACCTGTCCGGTTCGCTGCTGGCCGGTTACTGGTCTGGCAAACAGATTAAGAAAAAATAA
- a CDS encoding Na/Pi cotransporter family protein: MLTLLNLLSAIALLVWGTHIVRTGIMRVYGADLRRVLSRGVEKKPMAFLAGIGVTALVQSSNATTLLVTSFVAQQLMGLTPALVVVLGADVGTALMARVLTFDLSWLSPLLIFFGVVFFLGRKQSRAGQLGRVGIGLGLILLALQLIVEAARPITQASGVQVIFSSLTGDIMLDALIGAVFAIISYSSLAAVLITATLTATGVISFQVALCLVVGANLGSGLLAMLNNSGSNAAGKRVALGSLLFKFIGCLAVLPFIHVLATWLDKLPINDEEVVIFFHVFYNLIRCLVMVPFAAPMAKLCERLIRDDPETDLRLKPRHLDTSALDTPALALANAARETLRMGDVLEQMMTSFSKVVHGAPREDREVRKLDDDVDVLYTAIKLYLARMPKEDLAEEDSRRWAEIIEMALNLEQAGDIIERMSGDVADKSLAARRAFSPEGVAELETLQEQLLNNLRLALSVFLSRDITSAKRLRRGKHRFRITNRRYSHAHVERLHQQNVQSIETSSLHLGLLGDMKRLNSLFCAVAYSVLEQPDDDRDNE, encoded by the coding sequence TTGTTAACCCTGCTTAATTTACTTTCTGCCATCGCTTTGCTGGTATGGGGCACGCATATCGTGCGTACTGGTATTATGCGTGTCTACGGTGCGGACTTGCGCCGTGTGCTTAGCCGCGGCGTCGAGAAAAAACCGATGGCGTTCCTCGCTGGCATTGGCGTTACTGCGCTGGTGCAGAGCAGTAATGCCACCACCTTGCTGGTGACCTCATTTGTCGCTCAACAGCTAATGGGGCTGACGCCAGCGCTGGTGGTGGTGCTCGGTGCCGATGTCGGTACCGCATTAATGGCGCGCGTACTGACTTTTGACCTTTCATGGCTGTCACCGCTGCTGATCTTTTTTGGTGTGGTGTTTTTCCTTGGCCGCAAACAGTCGCGCGCCGGGCAATTAGGCCGTGTCGGCATTGGTCTTGGGCTTATCCTGCTGGCATTGCAGCTGATCGTCGAAGCCGCGCGGCCGATTACCCAGGCTTCCGGCGTGCAGGTGATTTTCTCCTCACTGACCGGCGATATTATGCTGGATGCGCTGATTGGTGCGGTATTTGCGATCATCAGCTACTCAAGCCTGGCAGCGGTGTTGATCACCGCGACCCTGACGGCCACCGGTGTTATCTCTTTCCAGGTGGCGCTCTGTCTGGTCGTTGGTGCCAATCTTGGCAGCGGCCTGCTGGCGATGCTGAATAACAGTGGTTCCAACGCTGCCGGTAAGCGGGTCGCACTCGGCAGTCTGCTGTTCAAATTTATCGGTTGTCTGGCCGTGCTGCCGTTTATCCATGTACTGGCCACCTGGCTGGACAAACTGCCGATCAATGATGAAGAGGTGGTGATTTTTTTCCACGTGTTCTACAACCTGATTCGTTGTCTGGTAATGGTGCCCTTTGCCGCACCGATGGCCAAACTCTGTGAGCGGTTAATCCGTGACGACCCGGAAACCGATCTGCGGCTGAAACCACGCCATCTTGATACCAGCGCGCTGGATACGCCGGCATTAGCACTGGCTAACGCCGCCCGTGAGACGCTGCGTATGGGGGATGTGCTGGAGCAGATGATGACCAGCTTCAGTAAAGTGGTGCATGGTGCACCGCGTGAAGATCGCGAAGTTCGCAAGTTGGATGACGATGTTGACGTGTTATACACCGCGATCAAACTCTACCTGGCGCGTATGCCAAAAGAGGATCTGGCGGAAGAGGATTCGCGTCGCTGGGCAGAAATTATCGAGATGGCGCTAAACCTTGAGCAGGCGGGCGATATTATCGAAAGGATGAGCGGTGACGTAGCGGATAAGTCGCTGGCGGCGCGTCGGGCATTTTCACCGGAAGGCGTGGCAGAGCTTGAAACATTGCAGGAACAGTTGCTGAATAATTTGCGGCTGGCGCTGTCAGTATTTTTATCGCGTGATATCACCAGCGCCAAGCGCCTGCGCCGCGGTAAGCACCGTTTCCGCATTACCAACCGCCGCTATTCCCATGCACATGTTGAGCGACTGCATCAGCAGAATGTGCAGAGCATCGAAACCAGTTCACTGCACCTGGGGCTGCTTGGTGATATGAAGCGTCTGAACTCACTGTTTTGTGCGGTGGCGTATAGCGTGCTGGAACAGCCGGATGACGATCGGGATAATGAATAG